The following coding sequences are from one Limnobacter sp. SAORIC-580 window:
- a CDS encoding TRAP transporter substrate-binding protein has product MKYLSALGILLGLHGVALAPASAAPPILIKFSHVVDENTPKGIAALEFKKLVEERTRGRVKVEVYPNSSLYKDREELEALQLGAVQMLAPSLAKFGQLGMRDFEVFDLPYIFPNRQVLKTVTQGEIGKQLLAQLEDRGILGLAYWDNGFKVMSANTPLRLPEDLKGKRMRIQPSRVLEAQMEALGATPIPLAFSDVHTALETGLVDGTENPPSNLYSKKMHEVQKYVAVTNHGYLGYAVIVNRKFWNSLPADIRVTLEKSIVDATRKNDDEAEKLNAQALNKVKESKNTKVTTLSSAEIDLWRKALEPVHRRMESRINKELISSIRKAAAEQAAAPK; this is encoded by the coding sequence ATGAAATATCTGTCAGCACTTGGAATTTTGCTTGGGCTTCACGGCGTTGCATTGGCACCCGCCAGTGCAGCACCGCCCATCCTGATCAAGTTCAGCCATGTTGTCGATGAAAACACCCCAAAGGGGATCGCTGCGCTGGAATTCAAAAAGCTGGTGGAAGAACGCACCCGTGGGCGGGTGAAAGTGGAGGTTTATCCGAACTCTTCGCTGTACAAAGACCGGGAAGAACTTGAAGCGCTTCAATTGGGAGCCGTTCAAATGCTTGCACCCTCGCTGGCCAAGTTCGGCCAACTGGGCATGCGCGATTTCGAGGTGTTCGACCTTCCCTACATTTTCCCGAATCGTCAGGTTCTAAAAACTGTCACTCAAGGTGAAATTGGCAAGCAGCTGCTGGCGCAACTTGAAGATCGCGGAATATTGGGACTGGCCTACTGGGACAATGGTTTCAAGGTGATGAGCGCCAACACACCGCTTCGACTACCCGAAGACCTGAAAGGCAAACGCATGCGAATACAGCCTTCACGGGTGCTCGAAGCCCAAATGGAGGCGCTGGGAGCCACGCCAATTCCACTGGCGTTCTCAGATGTACACACTGCACTGGAGACCGGTTTGGTCGATGGCACTGAAAATCCGCCCTCCAACCTGTACTCCAAAAAAATGCACGAAGTTCAGAAATACGTGGCGGTAACCAATCACGGTTATCTGGGCTATGCGGTAATCGTTAACCGCAAGTTCTGGAACAGCTTGCCCGCAGACATTCGCGTCACGCTTGAAAAAAGCATTGTCGACGCAACCCGCAAAAACGACGACGAAGCCGAGAAACTGAACGCGCAAGCCTTAAACAAGGTCAAGGAATCGAAAAACACCAAAGTAACCACGTTAAGCAGCGCCGAAATTGACCTGTGGCGCAAGGCGCTTGAGCCGGTACACCGTCGCATGGAAAGCCGTATCAACAAAGAATTGATCAGCAGCATACGCAAGGCCGCTGCTGAACAGGCAGCAGCCCCCAAATAA